CATCACGAATGAATCCTTCACGTTTCAGGATGTCGGCGATTTGTTTTTTCATTGTAGATGCAGGCATTTCTACTGTTTCGTGACGAACTGTGTTCGCGTTACGAATACGAGTAAGCATATCTGCAATTGGATCAGACATAGTCATTGTGTATAAACCTCCTTCCCAAACAGGACTTTTTACCAGCTTGCTTTTTTCACGCCAGGAATCTGGCCTTTATAAGCTAATTCACGGAAGCAAATTCTGCAGATCTTAAACTTTTGCAGTACCGAATGTGGACGACCACAACGCTCGCAACGAGTGTAAGCACGAACTTTAAACTTTGGTGCGCGTTGTTGTTTGACTTTCATCGAAGTTTTTGCCACTTAGCCTGACACCTCCTAAATAGTTTCGGAGAACAGGGTGTCTTTAAAATCAGACGCCCGAAACGTTATGCCAACATTATTTTGCGAAAGGCATGCCCAGCTGAGTCAGAAGCTCACGGGACTCTTCGTCAGTTTTGGCAGTCGTTACGATAACGATGTCCATACCACGAACTTTATCAACTTGATCATACTCGATTTCCGGGAAGATCAACTGTTCTTTCAGACCAAGCGTGTAGTTACCACGTCCGTCGAAAGCTTTTGTTGATACACCATGGAAGTCACGTACGCGAGGAAGAGTAATGTTGAACAATTTGTCCAAGAAATAATACATACGCTCGCCACGAAGTGTTACCTTTACACCGATTGGCATGTTTTCACGCAATTTAAAACCTGCGATAGATTTTTTCGCGCGAGTGATTACTGGCTTTTGACCAGCGATCAGCTGCATGTCGTTGAGAGCTGAATCAAGCACTTTGGAGTTTTGGACTGCGTCGCCA
The Paenibacillus peoriae DNA segment above includes these coding regions:
- a CDS encoding type Z 30S ribosomal protein S14, producing MAKTSMKVKQQRAPKFKVRAYTRCERCGRPHSVLQKFKICRICFRELAYKGQIPGVKKASW
- the rplE gene encoding 50S ribosomal protein L5, with the translated sequence MATTRMKERFLKEITPALMQKFNYTTVMQVPKIEKVVINMGVGDAVQNSKVLDSALNDMQLIAGQKPVITRAKKSIAGFKLRENMPIGVKVTLRGERMYYFLDKLFNITLPRVRDFHGVSTKAFDGRGNYTLGLKEQLIFPEIEYDQVDKVRGMDIVIVTTAKTDEESRELLTQLGMPFAK